Proteins encoded by one window of Winogradskyella sp. PG-2:
- a CDS encoding DUF5916 domain-containing protein encodes MNLRSILLLLSIFFINLVIAQENTVLTKDKKTLNITRATIAPKIDGILDDSVWDTADIATDFIQFRPDIGNTLPSEQRTEVKMTYDDKAIYVAAYLYDDLSKIMKQLTSRDNFGQNDFFAVVLNPNNDAQNDTQFFVFSSGQQADAIANPSIGEDFGWNAVWQSAVKIMDDGWIVEIEIPYRTLRFPDQEEPTWGLQFHRHFRRDRSQFTWNEFDPTQGNIGLYHGELKGLKNLKPPVRLNLYPFSTGIVNSFDGDTDIDITFGMDVKYGLTDNFTLDATLVPDFSQAGFDNVVLNLGPFEQTFSEQRQFFTEGVDLFSKGDLFFSRRVGSAPTGELTLNDNEEANVPNEVKVLNAIKVSGRTIKGLGIGVFNAITEKTEATITNTDTGEKRREVVEPFTNYNILVVDQQFNGNSSISLINTNVMREGEFRDGNATALVTNLQNKRNTYRINAEAKMSNVNYQNTDSETGFSSFFIIRKTHGNLRYSVDHRFADTKYEINDLGLNFRNNFNNFGADVWYQTFEPKGNLNNYRFNAWLNYRNLANPNTFTGLNFGGRYSAQTKNLNGFGFRFNVEPGKQYDFFESRDGKPFIFEDIVSTGGFYSSNYNKKFAFDTDVNFFKIFEDGRDLFGYNFSFSPRVRPNDKLLMVYRFNLRMANGQRGYATYQDDQPIFGERNRKTITNTISANYTFNPFNTVALSFRHYWDTVNYDDELFTLLDNGRLTTDSGYTVDNIDSSPNINFSTWNIDLSYSWQFAPGSFLTALYRNQLFNFDTMAEDSYSESLDTLFEQPIQHTFSVRLQYFLDFNGIKSIFKKKDNTAPIQQANNFSYPSSFNTLP; translated from the coding sequence ATGAACTTACGTTCAATTTTACTTCTACTATCCATTTTTTTTATCAACCTTGTTATAGCCCAGGAAAACACCGTTTTAACAAAAGATAAAAAAACGCTTAATATTACTAGAGCTACTATAGCACCAAAAATTGACGGTATTTTAGATGATTCTGTTTGGGATACTGCAGATATTGCTACTGACTTTATTCAATTTAGACCAGATATTGGGAATACACTTCCTTCTGAGCAACGTACAGAAGTGAAAATGACTTATGATGATAAAGCCATTTATGTAGCAGCATATCTTTACGATGATTTATCAAAAATAATGAAGCAGTTGACGAGTAGAGATAATTTTGGTCAGAATGATTTCTTTGCTGTAGTATTAAACCCAAATAATGATGCTCAAAACGATACACAATTCTTTGTATTTAGTTCAGGACAACAAGCAGATGCTATCGCTAACCCAAGTATTGGTGAAGATTTTGGTTGGAATGCTGTTTGGCAAAGCGCCGTAAAAATTATGGATGATGGTTGGATTGTAGAGATTGAAATTCCATACAGAACCTTACGTTTTCCTGATCAAGAAGAACCAACTTGGGGTTTACAGTTTCATAGACATTTTAGAAGAGATCGTTCACAATTTACTTGGAATGAATTCGATCCTACCCAAGGTAATATTGGCTTATATCATGGTGAACTAAAAGGATTAAAAAACTTAAAACCACCTGTTAGGCTTAACCTCTATCCTTTCTCAACCGGAATTGTAAATAGTTTTGATGGAGATACAGATATTGATATAACTTTTGGCATGGATGTTAAATATGGTTTAACAGATAACTTTACGCTCGATGCTACTTTAGTTCCAGATTTTAGCCAAGCAGGATTTGACAATGTTGTATTAAATCTTGGACCTTTTGAACAAACCTTTTCTGAACAACGCCAGTTTTTTACGGAAGGAGTAGACTTATTCTCTAAAGGTGACCTCTTTTTTTCAAGACGTGTTGGCAGTGCACCAACTGGTGAGTTAACACTTAATGATAACGAAGAAGCTAATGTACCTAATGAGGTTAAAGTTTTAAATGCTATTAAAGTGTCTGGTAGGACAATAAAAGGTTTAGGTATTGGTGTTTTTAATGCAATTACAGAAAAAACTGAAGCGACAATTACAAATACTGATACAGGTGAAAAACGTCGCGAAGTCGTAGAACCTTTTACCAATTACAATATTTTAGTCGTTGATCAGCAATTTAATGGCAACTCGTCCATTAGTTTAATTAACACTAATGTAATGCGAGAAGGTGAGTTTAGAGATGGTAATGCAACGGCATTAGTTACAAATTTACAGAACAAAAGAAACACCTATCGCATTAATGCCGAAGCAAAAATGAGTAATGTAAACTACCAGAACACAGATAGTGAAACGGGCTTTAGTTCATTTTTCATTATTAGAAAAACTCATGGTAATTTACGTTATAGTGTAGATCATAGATTTGCTGATACTAAATACGAAATAAATGATTTAGGGCTTAACTTTAGAAATAACTTCAATAATTTTGGTGCAGACGTTTGGTATCAAACTTTTGAACCAAAAGGAAACTTAAATAACTACAGATTTAACGCTTGGTTGAATTACAGAAACCTTGCTAATCCAAACACATTTACGGGTTTAAACTTTGGAGGACGCTACTCTGCACAAACGAAAAACTTAAATGGTTTTGGCTTTAGATTTAATGTAGAACCTGGCAAACAATACGATTTTTTTGAATCTAGAGATGGGAAACCATTTATATTTGAAGATATAGTTAGTACAGGTGGTTTTTACTCTTCAAATTACAATAAGAAATTTGCTTTTGACACCGATGTAAACTTCTTTAAAATCTTTGAAGATGGTAGAGATTTATTTGGGTATAATTTTAGTTTTAGCCCAAGAGTTAGGCCTAACGATAAATTATTAATGGTCTATAGATTTAATTTAAGAATGGCAAATGGTCAAAGAGGTTATGCAACATACCAAGACGACCAACCTATATTTGGCGAGCGTAATCGCAAAACAATTACAAATACTATTTCTGCTAACTACACCTTTAACCCATTTAATACTGTGGCTTTAAGTTTTAGGCATTATTGGGATACTGTAAATTATGATGATGAGTTATTTACGTTATTAGATAATGGTCGTTTAACAACAGATTCTGGCTATACTGTAGATAATATTGATAGCAGTCCAAATATAAATTTCAGTACCTGGAATATAGATTTAAGCTACTCTTGGCAATTTGCTCCAGGCAGTTTTTTAACAGCATTATATAGAAATCAGTTATTTAATTTCGATACCATGGCAGAAGATAGTTACTCAGAAAGCCTTGATACTTTATTTGAGCAACCAATACAACACACCTTCTCAGTAAGACTGCAGTATTTCTTAGATTTCAACGGTATTAAATCTATCTTTAAGAAAAAAGATAATACAGCTCCTATTCAGCAAGCAAATAACTTTAGTTATCCTTCTTCTTTTAATACGTTACCATAA
- a CDS encoding ABC transporter ATP-binding protein: MIKASNIHKSYSDLHVLKGVDITISESEIISIVGASGAGKTTLLQILGTLDKPDYKTDSELIINGESIKSLNDKALAKFRNKHIGFIFQFHQLLPEFTALENVCIPAFINNTPKVEAEKRAIELLDYLGLKDRIHHKPNSMSGGEQQRVAVARALINQPNIIFADEPSGNLDSESAEQLHNLFFKLRDEFKQTFVIVTHNQDLADMADRKLTMVDGKIVN; the protein is encoded by the coding sequence ATGATTAAAGCTAGTAACATCCATAAATCGTATAGTGATTTACACGTTTTAAAAGGTGTAGATATAACTATTTCTGAAAGTGAAATTATATCAATAGTCGGAGCTTCTGGAGCTGGTAAAACCACTTTATTGCAGATATTAGGCACTTTAGACAAACCCGATTACAAAACGGATTCTGAGCTTATCATTAATGGAGAATCTATTAAGTCTCTAAATGATAAAGCGCTGGCTAAATTTAGAAACAAGCATATTGGTTTTATTTTTCAGTTTCATCAGTTATTACCAGAGTTTACAGCTTTAGAAAACGTCTGTATACCTGCATTTATTAATAATACTCCGAAAGTAGAAGCAGAAAAACGCGCCATAGAATTATTAGATTATTTAGGGCTTAAAGACCGCATACACCATAAGCCTAACAGCATGTCTGGTGGCGAACAACAACGTGTTGCAGTAGCAAGAGCTTTAATAAATCAGCCCAATATCATTTTTGCAGATGAACCCTCAGGAAACCTAGATAGTGAATCTGCAGAGCAATTGCACAACCTCTTCTTTAAATTAAGAGATGAGTTTAAACAAACTTTTGTGATTGTAACTCACAACCAAGACCTAGCAGATATGGCAGACCGAAAACTGACTATGGTTGATGGAAAAATTGTAAACTAA
- the fumC gene encoding class II fumarate hydratase: protein MSYRIEKDTMGEVKVPADKLWGAQTERSRNNFKIGAAASMPLEVVYGFAYLKKAAAYTNCDLGVLAKEKRDLIAQVCNEILESKHDDQFPLVIWQTGSGTQSNMNVNEVVANRAHQIAGKVIGKGEKTIQPNDDVNKSQSSNDTFPTGMHIAAYKKVVETTIPGVIKLRNTLHNKSIAFKDCVKIGRTHLMDATPLTLGQEFSGYVSQLDHGLKALEATLAHLSQLALGGTAVGTGLNTPEGYDVLVAKYIAEFTDLPFVTAENKFEALAAHDAIVETHGALKQLAVSLNKIANDIRMMASGPRSGIGEIIIPANEPGSSIMPGKVNPTQCEALTMVCAQVMGNDVAVTVGGTQGHYELNVFKPMMAANILQSAQLIGDACTSFEENCASGIEPNHEVIKELLNNSLMLVTALNTKIGYYKAAEIANTAHKNGTTLKEEAINLGYVSAEDYDEWVKPEHMVGSLK from the coding sequence ATGAGTTACAGAATAGAAAAAGATACCATGGGTGAAGTTAAAGTCCCAGCAGATAAACTTTGGGGCGCACAAACAGAACGCTCTCGTAATAATTTTAAAATTGGTGCTGCTGCATCAATGCCTTTGGAGGTTGTTTATGGCTTTGCCTATCTAAAAAAAGCTGCTGCTTATACCAACTGCGATCTTGGTGTTTTAGCTAAAGAAAAACGAGATTTAATAGCACAGGTTTGTAATGAAATATTAGAAAGCAAACACGATGATCAGTTTCCATTAGTGATTTGGCAAACTGGTTCTGGTACTCAGAGTAATATGAACGTTAATGAAGTGGTAGCCAATAGAGCACATCAAATTGCTGGTAAGGTGATTGGTAAAGGTGAGAAAACGATTCAACCAAATGATGACGTTAACAAATCGCAATCATCTAACGACACCTTCCCTACTGGTATGCATATTGCTGCGTATAAGAAAGTGGTTGAGACGACGATTCCTGGAGTTATAAAATTAAGAAACACGCTACATAATAAATCTATAGCATTTAAGGATTGTGTAAAGATTGGTCGTACGCACTTAATGGATGCAACTCCCCTAACTTTAGGGCAAGAATTTTCGGGTTATGTATCACAGTTAGATCATGGTTTAAAAGCATTAGAAGCTACATTAGCGCACTTAAGTCAATTAGCTTTAGGTGGAACAGCAGTAGGAACAGGTCTTAATACACCAGAAGGCTACGACGTACTAGTTGCAAAATATATTGCCGAGTTTACAGATTTACCATTTGTAACTGCAGAAAACAAATTCGAAGCATTAGCAGCTCATGATGCTATTGTAGAAACACATGGTGCTTTAAAGCAATTGGCTGTATCACTTAATAAAATTGCAAATGATATAAGAATGATGGCTTCTGGTCCACGTTCTGGTATTGGTGAGATTATTATTCCTGCAAATGAACCAGGAAGTTCTATTATGCCAGGAAAAGTAAACCCTACGCAATGTGAAGCCTTAACGATGGTTTGTGCACAAGTTATGGGTAATGATGTTGCCGTTACAGTTGGTGGCACACAAGGTCATTACGAGCTTAATGTCTTTAAACCAATGATGGCTGCTAATATTTTGCAATCAGCTCAATTGATTGGTGATGCCTGTACGAGTTTTGAGGAAAATTGCGCTAGTGGTATTGAGCCTAACCATGAAGTGATAAAAGAGTTACTAAATAATTCTTTAATGCTTGTTACAGCTCTAAACACTAAAATTGGATACTACAAAGCTGCAGAAATTGCCAATACAGCACACAAAAATGGTACGACTTTAAAGGAAGAGGCTATTAATTTAGGTTATGTTTCTGCAGAAGATTATGACGAATGGGTAAAACCAGAACATATGGTTGGTAGTTTAAAATAA
- a CDS encoding T9SS type A sorting domain-containing protein, producing the protein MKRTLLTLLSIFCIATTVYSQTVWEDKVAIDTDTGNNPYTIANGLIDGDSNLDILVGTDEDNVIVWYKGNGDGTFVEQAAITNTLINIGGIKLVDLNSDGDVDILAGGFGSYAGGTYGVGSKLVWFAGDGTGGFGTEQLITDAYDGLSGLFVGTIDTGATPDISITSSVDNEVLWFSNDGTGSFTLETSIDNTLSSPGVINMKDIDGDGDLDALVATAVYAGDVIEIFRNDLIPGGSVAFAKDATSVATGKLGIFNANFEDLDGDTNLDILATEISYGGAPSSGNLLWYEEDGVGGYTETVFTTATDNPAVAQAKDLDNDGLLDIILSSGALADVTDLSWFKNNGDGTFGAEQVINDTQSQVYVYNVADFDGDLDMDIASAAYGADNLNYIENLFETLSSEDFEISSVKIYPNPTKAILNFEGLNTSTIDISVFNILGKKVLSTTLGLNKSLDVSQLKSGVYLITINNQVNKKFIKE; encoded by the coding sequence ATGAAAAGAACTTTACTTACTTTATTATCAATCTTTTGCATTGCTACAACTGTATATTCTCAAACTGTTTGGGAAGATAAAGTAGCTATTGATACAGATACAGGAAATAATCCTTACACCATAGCCAATGGCTTAATTGATGGAGATAGTAATCTAGATATTTTAGTTGGTACTGATGAAGATAATGTTATTGTATGGTATAAAGGTAATGGTGATGGTACATTTGTAGAACAAGCGGCAATTACAAATACACTTATAAATATTGGAGGAATCAAGCTAGTTGATTTAAATAGTGATGGTGATGTTGATATTTTAGCTGGTGGTTTTGGTAGTTATGCAGGAGGCACATATGGTGTAGGCTCTAAATTAGTTTGGTTTGCTGGTGATGGTACTGGTGGTTTTGGAACTGAGCAACTCATAACAGATGCTTATGATGGCCTAAGTGGATTATTTGTTGGTACAATTGATACAGGTGCTACTCCAGATATTTCTATCACTTCAAGTGTAGATAATGAAGTTTTATGGTTTTCAAATGATGGTACAGGAAGTTTCACACTAGAGACTTCAATAGATAATACCTTATCATCTCCAGGTGTTATAAATATGAAAGATATTGATGGTGATGGTGATTTAGATGCTTTAGTTGCTACTGCTGTATATGCTGGTGATGTTATAGAAATATTTAGAAATGACCTAATACCTGGCGGAAGTGTCGCTTTTGCAAAAGATGCAACATCAGTTGCTACTGGCAAATTAGGAATTTTTAATGCAAATTTCGAAGACTTAGATGGTGATACGAATTTAGATATTCTAGCGACTGAAATCTCTTATGGTGGCGCACCTTCTTCAGGTAACCTTTTATGGTACGAAGAAGATGGTGTAGGTGGATATACAGAAACTGTATTTACAACTGCAACAGACAATCCGGCTGTAGCACAGGCAAAAGATTTAGACAATGATGGTTTACTAGATATCATATTAAGTAGTGGTGCTTTAGCAGACGTTACAGATTTATCTTGGTTTAAAAATAATGGTGATGGTACTTTTGGTGCTGAACAGGTTATTAATGATACACAATCTCAGGTTTATGTATATAATGTCGCAGATTTTGATGGTGATTTAGATATGGATATTGCTAGTGCTGCTTATGGTGCAGATAATTTAAATTATATTGAAAACTTATTTGAAACCTTAAGTAGTGAAGACTTTGAGATTTCTTCTGTGAAGATTTATCCTAATCCTACAAAAGCTATATTAAATTTCGAAGGACTAAATACTTCTACAATTGATATTTCAGTTTTTAATATATTAGGTAAAAAAGTCCTTTCTACAACATTAGGTCTCAATAAAAGTTTAGATGTATCACAGCTTAAAAGTGGTGTTTATTTGATTACAATCAATAATCAGGTTAACAAGAAGTTTATCAAAGAATAA
- the hutI gene encoding imidazolonepropionase — translation MSILITNIKQLLQVHESNITIVKGDDMKKLPVLENAYVYIEHDTIIEYGDMKDCEGIDAETTIDASGKLVLPSWCDSHTHVVYAGDRTSEFVDRINGLSYAEIANNGGGILNSAKLLQNTSEEDLYNQSIKRLDELIKMGTGAVEIKTGYGLTVEAELKMLRVIKRIKQDSLAKIIPTLLAAHAIPEEFRLKKQDYIKLITEELIPKAVELNIAHYIDVFCEEGYFDIKDTESILKAGAQYNLRPKIHVNQFNILGGVALGAKHNALSVDHLEELNEDDVEALKHSETIPVALPGCSYFLNIPYTPARQLIDAGLPLAIATDYNPGSAPSGNMNFVVSAACVKLKMTPEEAINAATINGAYAMGISNMYGSITRGKKANLIITKPLNHYSEIPYAFAHNPVEQVIINGQLL, via the coding sequence ATGTCAATACTGATTACCAACATAAAGCAATTACTTCAAGTTCACGAATCTAACATCACAATTGTTAAAGGTGATGATATGAAGAAACTTCCTGTACTAGAGAATGCCTATGTTTATATAGAGCACGATACTATTATTGAATATGGCGATATGAAAGATTGTGAAGGTATTGATGCAGAAACTACTATTGATGCTAGTGGTAAACTCGTATTACCGTCTTGGTGCGACTCCCATACTCATGTGGTATATGCTGGTGATAGAACTTCAGAGTTTGTAGATCGTATAAATGGCTTGAGTTATGCCGAAATTGCCAATAATGGTGGAGGTATTTTAAACTCGGCTAAATTACTACAAAACACTTCTGAAGAGGATTTATATAATCAATCCATAAAACGTTTAGATGAGCTGATTAAAATGGGTACTGGTGCTGTAGAAATTAAAACAGGTTATGGATTAACTGTTGAAGCTGAATTAAAAATGCTTCGTGTTATTAAACGTATTAAGCAAGATAGCTTGGCTAAGATCATCCCAACCTTATTAGCAGCACATGCAATTCCGGAAGAGTTTAGATTAAAAAAACAAGATTATATCAAACTCATTACTGAAGAACTCATACCCAAAGCTGTAGAATTGAATATAGCGCATTATATAGATGTATTTTGTGAAGAAGGTTACTTTGACATTAAGGATACTGAATCTATACTTAAAGCTGGTGCTCAATATAATTTAAGACCGAAAATTCATGTCAATCAATTTAATATTCTTGGTGGAGTTGCTTTAGGTGCAAAGCATAATGCATTATCCGTTGATCATTTAGAAGAATTAAATGAAGATGATGTAGAAGCTTTAAAGCATAGTGAAACCATTCCTGTAGCTTTACCAGGTTGTTCTTACTTTTTAAACATTCCTTATACACCTGCAAGACAGCTTATAGATGCTGGATTGCCCTTAGCAATTGCAACAGATTATAATCCTGGTTCTGCTCCTAGTGGAAATATGAATTTTGTAGTTAGTGCTGCTTGTGTAAAGTTGAAGATGACTCCAGAAGAAGCTATTAATGCGGCAACTATAAATGGTGCTTATGCCATGGGTATTAGTAATATGTACGGAAGTATTACTAGAGGAAAAAAGGCGAATTTAATTATTACAAAACCACTCAATCATTATAGTGAAATCCCTTATGCGTTTGCGCATAACCCAGTAGAGCAAGTCATTATAAATGGTCAATTATTATAA
- a CDS encoding formimidoylglutamase produces the protein MQNLVLFTSKDRDTILKARKGESKFGEHIQLIPNLTNIYDDIANLDVDFVLFGISEDIGVFANYGKTGTYKAWEATIKILLNIQSNSKTKAKRVLVLGHLDYSEKRTLTELKSTKKNVSKARTIVESIDKDVTHIISSIIKAGKTPIIIGGGHNNAYGNIKGTSLAYKEKINVVNFDAHTDFRAEEGRHSGNGFSYAYAEGFLKNYFIFGLHENYTSERIYKTLKKIKSINYNTYEAIEVRNELNFNTELENTLNFISEKNFGIEIDCDAIENIPSSAMSPSGFSVKQARQFINYFGQHKNVSYLHICEAAPTKKTATKVGKLITYLITDFIRAYGN, from the coding sequence ATGCAAAATCTCGTATTATTTACTTCAAAAGATCGCGATACCATTTTAAAAGCGCGTAAAGGAGAATCAAAATTTGGAGAACATATTCAGTTAATACCTAACCTCACTAACATATACGACGACATTGCTAATTTAGACGTTGACTTTGTTTTATTTGGCATTTCTGAAGATATTGGTGTTTTCGCAAATTACGGAAAAACAGGGACTTACAAAGCATGGGAAGCCACAATAAAAATTTTGTTAAATATTCAAAGTAATAGTAAAACCAAAGCAAAACGCGTTTTAGTACTTGGCCATTTGGATTATTCTGAAAAACGAACATTAACTGAGTTAAAATCAACTAAAAAAAATGTTTCTAAAGCAAGAACTATAGTAGAATCTATTGATAAAGATGTTACTCATATAATCTCATCAATTATCAAAGCAGGTAAAACACCAATTATAATTGGAGGAGGTCATAACAATGCTTACGGAAATATAAAAGGTACTTCATTAGCTTATAAAGAAAAGATCAATGTTGTAAATTTTGATGCGCATACAGATTTTAGAGCAGAAGAAGGACGACATAGCGGCAATGGATTTAGTTATGCTTATGCCGAAGGTTTTCTTAAAAATTATTTCATTTTTGGGCTTCATGAAAATTATACCTCAGAAAGAATTTATAAAACACTAAAAAAGATTAAGTCTATAAATTATAATACATACGAAGCTATTGAAGTTAGAAATGAGTTAAACTTCAATACCGAATTAGAAAACACACTTAATTTTATTTCAGAAAAAAACTTTGGAATAGAAATAGACTGTGATGCTATTGAAAATATACCAAGTAGTGCAATGTCGCCAAGTGGGTTTAGCGTAAAGCAAGCTAGACAGTTCATTAATTACTTTGGTCAACATAAGAATGTAAGCTACTTGCATATCTGTGAAGCAGCACCTACAAAGAAGACAGCAACTAAAGTTGGTAAACTCATCACCTATCTAATTACAGATTTTATTAGAGCTTATGGCAATTAA
- a CDS encoding GNAT family N-acetyltransferase, protein MAIKIIDFDNKYSKHFYDLNIEWLKTFFYVEPFDEEVLSKPENYIIDKGGFIFFAIKDDKIVGTVALMPTDTNGILELTKMAVLPEERGQKIGQLLLQHCIDFGKTQHLKALLLYSNTKLENAIYLYRKYGFIELELEKNSPYVRSDIKMLLEY, encoded by the coding sequence ATGGCAATTAAGATTATAGATTTTGACAATAAATATTCAAAACACTTCTACGATTTAAATATTGAATGGCTAAAAACCTTTTTTTATGTCGAACCTTTCGATGAAGAAGTTTTAAGTAAACCTGAAAACTATATTATTGATAAAGGTGGTTTTATTTTCTTCGCCATTAAAGATGATAAGATAGTTGGTACTGTTGCATTAATGCCAACAGATACAAATGGTATTTTAGAACTCACTAAAATGGCTGTATTACCAGAAGAACGCGGACAAAAGATTGGGCAACTCTTATTACAACATTGTATTGATTTTGGAAAAACACAACATTTAAAAGCACTACTTCTCTACTCTAATACTAAACTAGAAAATGCCATTTATCTCTATCGCAAATATGGGTTTATAGAATTAGAACTTGAGAAAAATAGTCCTTATGTACGCTCAGATATTAAGATGTTGTTAGAGTATTAG